The Spirochaetota bacterium genome contains a region encoding:
- a CDS encoding DUF1048 domain-containing protein, with protein MSIQDIIEGKRKWRAHVARVKALPHEYQIVYKEIQKYLFKVGPVALTDGTGLLSGIIDLFDEGAALGKDVLEVTGSDVAAFCDDLIKGSKTYADIYQESIGQDVRKAMK; from the coding sequence ATGAGCATACAAGACATCATTGAAGGTAAAAGAAAGTGGCGAGCACATGTAGCACGCGTCAAAGCGCTCCCTCATGAGTATCAGATTGTTTATAAAGAGATTCAAAAATATCTCTTTAAGGTCGGGCCTGTTGCGTTAACTGACGGGACGGGATTGCTCTCGGGGATTATCGATCTTTTTGATGAGGGCGCGGCCTTGGGGAAAGACGTGCTCGAAGTGACGGGCAGTGACGTAGCAGCTTTCTGCGATGATCTGATTAAAGGTTCAAAAACTTACGCCGACATCTATCAAGAATCCATTGGCCAAGATGTTCGCAAGGCCATGAAATAG